In Antennarius striatus isolate MH-2024 chromosome 8, ASM4005453v1, whole genome shotgun sequence, a single window of DNA contains:
- the hgsnat gene encoding heparan-alpha-glucosaminide N-acetyltransferase isoform X1, producing the protein MHLVPHRFPYTVKTRKYRSWNAMAKKTLKKNWNAAPSVTRTEARQEEMAQLDKFYMFPLPVIALVVAVCVVPLTGSSSPYFTYYKHIVLKMDEAVLTVNNDLDTAVSVSWVSEQCYQCLYQQIGIVPAGPSPGQPSSVDFVVTTQHEIALQLNSSLVNQELCRVPFHFGEHGNYSLWVRNINDSSVVNCSLVTLTEPVNSYIPILVAFLIFAGLALVSTIGKTILGLDIVKAALQRMGRSVETERLINSELGSPSRTIAPVTDDILPPPTTPSKRLRSLDTFRGISLVIMVFVNYGGGRYWFFRHQSWNGLTVADLVFPWFVFIMGTSIALSINSLLRMGVTRFSLFKKAVWRSFQLFIIGILIINPNYCQGPLSWSNLRIPGVLQRLAWSYLVVACLDILVAKAHLDINATDAWWIPAVDIFLYWPAWLAVLILETIWLSLTFLLPVPGCPTGYLGPGGIGDMGLYANCTGGAAGFIDRWLFGEKHIYQTPSSRVIYLSHIPYDPEGVLGSINSILMAFLGLQAGKIILHYRDVPRSIISRFLLWGFILGVISTVLTKCSTDEGFIPVNKNLWSLSYVTTLACFAYVLLALIYYVVDVNKWWSGAPFYYTGMNSILVYVGHEVLEEYFPFRWQMINSQSHAEHLTQNLVATSCWVFISYVLYRKKIFWKI; encoded by the exons ATGCACTTAGTCCCTCATCGCTTCCCGTACACTGTCAAAACAAGGAAGTATCGCAGTTGGAATGCGATGGCAAAGAAAACTCTGAAGAAAAACTGGAACGCTGCACCTTCAGTCACAAGGACGGAGGCAAGGCAGGAAGAAATGGCACAACTAgataaattttatatgtttcCCCTTCCAGTCATTGCTTTAGTCGTTGCAGTTTGTGTGGTACCACTGACAGGGTCATCTTCCC CTTACTTTACCTATTATAAGCACATAGTCCTGAAAATGGATGAGGCAGTTCTGACAGTCAACAATGATTTGGACACCGCGGTGTCTGTGTCCTGGGTGTCAGAGCAATGCTACCAG TGTTTGTACCAGCAAATAGGGATAGTTCCTGCTGGGCCAAGCCCTGGGCAGCCCAGTTCAGTTGACTTTGTCGTGACTACACAACATGAAATCGCATTGCAACTCAACAGCTCTCTTGTAAACCAGGAACTCTGCAG GGTTCCGTTCCATTTTGGAGAGCATGGGAACTACTCTCTATGGGTGAGAAATATAAATGACTCTTCAGTGGTCAACTGCTCCCTAGTGACTCTCACAGAACCTGTCAACAGCTACATAC CAATCTTGGTTGCTTTTCTCATCTTTGCTGGACTGGCCTTGGTGTCTACCATCGGAAAAACAATATTAgg GCTTGATATAGTGAAGGCTGCCCTTCAGCGGATGGGTAGATCTGTGGAGACAGAGAGGCTCATCAACtct GAACTGGGCTCACCTAGCAGGACAATAGCACCAGTTACCGACGACATCCTCCCCCCACCAACCACCCCAAGCAAGAGGCTGCGATCACTTGATACTTTCAGGGG GATCTCCTTGGTCATAATGGTGTTTGTGAACTATGGAGGAGGGCGATACTGGTTCTTCAGACATCAAAGTTGGAATG GCCTTACCGTTGCAGATCTAGTTTTCCCCTG GTTTGTGTTCATAATGGGGACATCCATTGCCCTGTCAATTAACTCCCTGCTGCGTATGGGCGTGACTCGCTTCTCACTGTTTAAGAAGGCTGTGTGGAGGAGTTTTCAGCTCTTCATCATCGGTATCCTAATTATCAACCCAAATTACTGTCAAGGGCCAT TATCTTGGAGTAATTTGCGGATCCCAGGTGTGTTGCAGCGTCTGGCTTGGTCATACTTAGTTGTAGCCTGCTTGGATATTCTGGTGGCAAAAGCTCATCTTGACATCAATGCAACG GATGCTTGGTGGATTCCTGCTGTCGACATATTTCTGTATTGGCCAGCCTGGCTGGCTGTGCTCATCCTAGAAACCATATGGCTCTCCCTCACGTTCCTCCTTCCCGTTCCAGGTTGCCCAAC AGGCTATCTGGGTCCAGGTGGGATCGGAGACATGGGCCTGTATGCCAACTGCACTGGTGGAGCAGCTGGTTTTATTGACCGCTGGTTGTTTggggaaaaacacatttaccaAACACCTTCATCACGA GTGATTTATTTAAGTCATATACCTTATGATCCAGAAGGTGTTCTTGGCAGCATCAACTCTATCCTCATGGCTTTTCTTGGATTGCAG GCAGGGAAAATAATCTTACACTACAGAGATGTCCCCAGAAGTATAATTTCAAGATTTCTCTTGTGGGGCTTCATATTG GGAGTTATATCAACGGTTCTGACCAAGTGTTCCACAGACGAGGGCTTCATTCCTGTCAACAAGAACTTGTG GTCTTTGTCCTATGTAACAACGCTGGCCTGTTTTGCCTATGTGCTACTAGCCCTGATCTACTATGTAGTAGATGTGAATAAATGGTGGTCTGGAGCACCTTTCTACTACACAG GTATGAACTCCATCCTTGTGTATGTGGGTCATGAAGTGCTTGAGGAGTACTTCCCATTCCGTTGGCAAATGATCAATAGCCAATCCCACGCTGAGCATCTGACCCAGAACCTTGTGGccacttcctgttgggtctTCATCTCCTATGTGCTCTACAGAAAGAAAATCTTCTGGAAAATTTAG
- the hgsnat gene encoding heparan-alpha-glucosaminide N-acetyltransferase isoform X2: MHLVPHRFPYTVKTRKYRSWNAMAKKTLKKNWNAAPSVTRTEARQEEMAQLDKFYMFPLPVIALVVAVCVVPLTGSSSPYFTYYKHIVLKMDEAVLTVNNDLDTAVSVSWVSEQCYQCLYQQIGIVPAGPSPGQPSSVDFVVTTQHEIALQLNSSLVNQELCRVPFHFGEHGNYSLWVRNINDSSVVNCSLVTLTEPVNSYIPILVAFLIFAGLALVSTIGKTILGLDIVKAALQRMGRSVETERLINSELGSPSRTIAPVTDDILPPPTTPSKRLRSLDTFRGISLVIMVFVNYGGGRYWFFRHQSWNGLTVADLVFPWFVFIMGTSIALSINSLLRMGVTRFSLFKKAVWRSFQLFIIGILIINPNYCQGPLSWSNLRIPGVLQRLAWSYLVVACLDILVAKAHLDINATDAWWIPAVDIFLYWPAWLAVLILETIWLSLTFLLPVPGCPTGYLGPGGIGDMGLYANCTGGAAGFIDRWLFGEKHIYQTPSSRVIYLSHIPYDPEGVLGSINSILMAFLGLQAGKIILHYRDVPRSIISRFLLWGFILGVISTVLTKCSTDEGFIPVNKNLWYELHPCVCGS; encoded by the exons ATGCACTTAGTCCCTCATCGCTTCCCGTACACTGTCAAAACAAGGAAGTATCGCAGTTGGAATGCGATGGCAAAGAAAACTCTGAAGAAAAACTGGAACGCTGCACCTTCAGTCACAAGGACGGAGGCAAGGCAGGAAGAAATGGCACAACTAgataaattttatatgtttcCCCTTCCAGTCATTGCTTTAGTCGTTGCAGTTTGTGTGGTACCACTGACAGGGTCATCTTCCC CTTACTTTACCTATTATAAGCACATAGTCCTGAAAATGGATGAGGCAGTTCTGACAGTCAACAATGATTTGGACACCGCGGTGTCTGTGTCCTGGGTGTCAGAGCAATGCTACCAG TGTTTGTACCAGCAAATAGGGATAGTTCCTGCTGGGCCAAGCCCTGGGCAGCCCAGTTCAGTTGACTTTGTCGTGACTACACAACATGAAATCGCATTGCAACTCAACAGCTCTCTTGTAAACCAGGAACTCTGCAG GGTTCCGTTCCATTTTGGAGAGCATGGGAACTACTCTCTATGGGTGAGAAATATAAATGACTCTTCAGTGGTCAACTGCTCCCTAGTGACTCTCACAGAACCTGTCAACAGCTACATAC CAATCTTGGTTGCTTTTCTCATCTTTGCTGGACTGGCCTTGGTGTCTACCATCGGAAAAACAATATTAgg GCTTGATATAGTGAAGGCTGCCCTTCAGCGGATGGGTAGATCTGTGGAGACAGAGAGGCTCATCAACtct GAACTGGGCTCACCTAGCAGGACAATAGCACCAGTTACCGACGACATCCTCCCCCCACCAACCACCCCAAGCAAGAGGCTGCGATCACTTGATACTTTCAGGGG GATCTCCTTGGTCATAATGGTGTTTGTGAACTATGGAGGAGGGCGATACTGGTTCTTCAGACATCAAAGTTGGAATG GCCTTACCGTTGCAGATCTAGTTTTCCCCTG GTTTGTGTTCATAATGGGGACATCCATTGCCCTGTCAATTAACTCCCTGCTGCGTATGGGCGTGACTCGCTTCTCACTGTTTAAGAAGGCTGTGTGGAGGAGTTTTCAGCTCTTCATCATCGGTATCCTAATTATCAACCCAAATTACTGTCAAGGGCCAT TATCTTGGAGTAATTTGCGGATCCCAGGTGTGTTGCAGCGTCTGGCTTGGTCATACTTAGTTGTAGCCTGCTTGGATATTCTGGTGGCAAAAGCTCATCTTGACATCAATGCAACG GATGCTTGGTGGATTCCTGCTGTCGACATATTTCTGTATTGGCCAGCCTGGCTGGCTGTGCTCATCCTAGAAACCATATGGCTCTCCCTCACGTTCCTCCTTCCCGTTCCAGGTTGCCCAAC AGGCTATCTGGGTCCAGGTGGGATCGGAGACATGGGCCTGTATGCCAACTGCACTGGTGGAGCAGCTGGTTTTATTGACCGCTGGTTGTTTggggaaaaacacatttaccaAACACCTTCATCACGA GTGATTTATTTAAGTCATATACCTTATGATCCAGAAGGTGTTCTTGGCAGCATCAACTCTATCCTCATGGCTTTTCTTGGATTGCAG GCAGGGAAAATAATCTTACACTACAGAGATGTCCCCAGAAGTATAATTTCAAGATTTCTCTTGTGGGGCTTCATATTG GGAGTTATATCAACGGTTCTGACCAAGTGTTCCACAGACGAGGGCTTCATTCCTGTCAACAAGAACTTGTG GTATGAACTCCATCCTTGTGTATGTGGGTCATGA
- the LOC137599734 gene encoding dynactin subunit 6-like has product MADKHNAQKSVKIATGAVVCVESEIRGDVTIGARTVVHPKARIIADAGPIVIGEGNLIEEQALIINGYPENITPESEVEPKTMTIGLNNVFEVGCVSQALKIGDNNVIESKADVGRNVILTSGCIIGAFCQVNTCEVIPENTVIYGSGCMRRVQTERPQPQTLQLDFLMKILPNYHHLKKTVKGGQSSS; this is encoded by the exons ATGGCAGATAAACATAATGCTCAGAAAAG TGTGAAAATAGCCACTGGAGCTGTTGTCTGCGTTGAAAGCGAAATTAGAGGAGATGTCACCATAG GTGCTAGGACGGTAGTCCACCCAAAAGCTCGCATCATTGCAGATGCAGGACCCATCGTGATTGGAGAAGGCAATTTGATCGAGGAGCAAGCGCTCATCATCAACGG TTACCCAGAAAACATTACACCTGAGTCGGAGGTGGAACCAAAGACGATGACCATTGGCTTGAACAATGTGTTCGAAGTTGGCTGCG TATCACAAGCTCTTAAAATTGGAGACAACAACGTGATTGAATCTAAAG CTGATGTCGGTAGGAACGTGATCCTCACCAGTGGCTGTATCATTGGGGCTTTCTGTCAAGTCAACACCTGTGAAGTCATacctgaaaatacagtaatttatgGATCTGGATGTATGAGGCGTGTTCAAACAGAGAGACCACAG CCTCAGACTCTTCAGCTCGACTTTCTGATGAAGATTTTGCCAAACTACCACCATTTGAAGAAAACTGTTAAAGGAGGCCAGAGTTCCagttaa